One stretch of Schizosaccharomyces pombe strain 972h- genome assembly, chromosome: III DNA includes these proteins:
- the gep4 gene encoding cardiolipin synthase PGP phosphatase domain-containing Gep4, translated as MLINIEGIQAFCQTIRNPRRIIPHATFPTFSQIPCNINYFLEQKFQVPVDIRALVLDKDNCITLPNETTIAEAELKKIREFQNIYGEKNVILLSNSIGTRKLDPTGELAAHFQQKWNIPVVRHSKLKPLCTEELYTYLSNNSHVSSASQILFIGDRLLTDITLANIMGSWGVWLTRGVGNTTNMMMEVESWLYKRIHTQNPYIPTNRKS; from the exons ATGTTGATTAATATCGAGGGAATTCAAGCATTTTGTCAGACAATTCGAAATCCTCGTCGAATAATCCCACATGCTACATTTCCTACATTCTCCCAAATTCCTTGTAACATAAACTACTTTTTGgaacaaaaatttcaagtaCCAGTTGATATTCGTGCCTTGGTTCTCGACAAAGATAATTGTATCACTTTGCCAAATGAGACTACAATTGCTGAAGcagaattgaaaaagattaGGGAGttccaaaatatttatggAGAAAAAAACGTTATCTTGCTCAGCAATTCCATTGGAACTAGGAAACTTGATCCAACTGGAGAACTGGCAGCTCATTTTCAGCAGAAATGGAATATCCCAGTTGTACGACATTCTAAACTTAAGCCTCTGTGCACTGAAGAATTGTATACctatttatcaaataattCTCATGTCAGTAGCGCCTCTCAAATACTCTTTATTGGAGATCGCCTGTTAACTGATATTACACTTGCAAACATAATGGGTTCCTGGGGTGTATGGCTGACAAGAGGTGTCGGGAATACAACAAATATG ATGATGGAAGTCGAATCGTGGCTTTATAAACGTATACATACGCAAAATCCGTATATCCCAACTAACAGGAAAAGCTGA
- the isa1 gene encoding Fe-sulfur protein Isa1 has product MLSCLSKPALRCRSVNRLQFLRKLSLQEIQTLKTQHQYLGRTRLDVETPSLKPSAAGSGSTAPKPVTEREIASTRFMPRKNVIKLTPLAVEHLKKMQSSASMKGKMLRIGVKQKGCAGQAYSLEYIEKPDKFDEIVKQDGISIIVARRALLQIIGSVMDYRDDDLQSRFIFSNPNVKSTCGCGESFSTLK; this is encoded by the exons aTGTTGAGTTGTCTTTCGAAGCCTGCTCTTAGGTGTAGATCGGTTAATCGATTACAGTTTTTAAGAAAACTATCATTACAAGAGATTCAGACATTGAAAACACAGCATCAATATTTAGGACGTACCCGTTTGGATGTTGAAACCCCATCATTAAAACCATCTGCGGCAGGCAGTGGTAGCACCGCTCCTAAGCCAGTCACAGAACGGGAAATTGCTTCCACCAGATTTATGCCGCGTAAGAATGTTATTAAATTG ACTCCATTAGCAGTTGAAcatttgaagaagatgcAATCATCGGCTTCtatgaaaggaaaaatgCTTCGTATTGGTGTGAAGCAAAAAGGATGCGCTGGTCAGGCATATTCATTGGAATACATAGAAAAACCCGACAAGTTTGACGAAATAGTCAAACAAGATGGTATCAGCATAATAGTCGCTAGAAGAGctcttttacaaattatTGGATCGGTTATGGATTATAGGGATGACGATTTGCAATCtcgttttattttttctaatccTAATGTGAAATCGACTTGCGGTTGCGGAGAATCGTTTAGTACTCTTAAGTAG